In one Corallococcus sp. EGB genomic region, the following are encoded:
- a CDS encoding DNA methyltransferase, whose amino-acid sequence MTTDLTPESLRCVRADAREPEGYRAALGDTRASLLHTDPPYCLLTRRRKGGDLRDPRANKKIDRNPIVRFESVRDYRAFSEAWLTRATGHLTPDAPLIIWTNLLGKEPILGAARDLGYTHLRGEYVWGKRTTDKNANEQMLRVYEVALVIARTPAPPLAPGDAPTVWAVVGGYDDDAEAAHWGGHPHHKPFSVLEPLVRTWSRPGDTVLDPFAGSGSMPAAALRLGRRPACMEVEPEWAERVTHRLRETARQLASAR is encoded by the coding sequence ATGACCACCGACCTGACGCCCGAATCCCTGCGCTGCGTCCGCGCCGACGCGCGCGAGCCCGAGGGCTACCGGGCCGCCCTCGGCGACACCCGCGCCTCCCTGCTTCACACCGACCCGCCCTATTGCCTGCTCACCCGGCGCCGCAAGGGCGGCGACCTTCGCGACCCCCGCGCGAACAAGAAGATCGACCGCAACCCCATCGTCCGCTTCGAGTCCGTGCGCGACTACCGCGCCTTCTCCGAGGCCTGGCTCACGCGCGCCACCGGGCACCTCACCCCCGACGCGCCCCTCATCATCTGGACCAACCTGCTGGGCAAGGAGCCCATTCTCGGCGCCGCCCGCGACCTGGGCTACACCCACCTGCGCGGCGAGTACGTCTGGGGCAAGCGCACCACCGACAAGAACGCCAACGAGCAGATGCTGCGCGTCTACGAGGTCGCCCTCGTCATCGCCCGCACGCCCGCGCCGCCGCTCGCCCCCGGGGACGCGCCCACCGTCTGGGCCGTCGTCGGCGGCTATGACGACGACGCCGAGGCCGCGCACTGGGGCGGCCACCCGCACCACAAGCCCTTCTCCGTGCTGGAGCCGCTCGTCCGCACCTGGAGCCGCCCCGGCGACACCGTGCTGGATCCGTTCGCCGGCAGCGGCTCCATGCCCGCCGCCGCCCTGCGCCTGGGCCGCCGCCCTGCCTGCATGGAGGTCGAACCGGAGTGGGCCGAGCGCGTCACCCACCGCCTGCGAGAGACCGCCCGTCAGCTCGCCAGCGCCCGGTAG
- a CDS encoding DUF2381 family protein, protein MVEEGAAVPVRGALPTVPSCLFVALPILLWSASVLAAPPVKKDADAGTLRIEVGEVESATRPIRIGPGVSTTLLFDADIQQDQVSLEARAQFARVSTGGSVLVLIPSNELRQGETLRLSIPFKDASPTLAARLALTLVVDSSAVDRQVEIYRRARSVESYRLEVQQLRAELERLREGLGSPVGGTRELTGFRGLLLAATEFPGVSAERAAMSLRCKAPCAFQIENSALFTSGKRRAVKLFLRAADKKPWNIGRVVLVDRHGKEWDSLPPAQSGPITAEAPVTLVLEFEVNNPELDGYQLNVSDAEGRRTVQWNDITFP, encoded by the coding sequence GTGGTAGAAGAGGGCGCTGCTGTCCCGGTTCGAGGAGCCCTCCCCACCGTGCCCTCCTGTCTGTTCGTCGCGCTTCCGATTCTGCTCTGGTCAGCCAGTGTCCTGGCGGCTCCTCCCGTGAAGAAGGATGCGGACGCGGGGACACTCCGGATCGAAGTGGGGGAGGTGGAGTCGGCGACGCGTCCCATCCGCATCGGGCCTGGGGTGAGCACGACGCTGCTTTTCGATGCCGATATCCAGCAGGACCAGGTCAGCCTGGAGGCGCGAGCGCAATTCGCCCGGGTGAGCACGGGCGGTTCGGTCCTGGTGCTCATTCCGTCCAATGAATTGCGGCAGGGGGAGACCCTGCGGCTGTCCATTCCCTTCAAGGATGCGAGCCCGACGCTCGCCGCACGGCTGGCATTGACCCTGGTGGTGGATTCGAGTGCCGTGGATCGGCAGGTGGAGATCTACCGGCGAGCCCGCTCCGTGGAGTCGTACCGCCTGGAGGTGCAGCAGCTGCGCGCGGAGCTGGAGCGCTTGCGAGAGGGGCTCGGCTCACCGGTGGGAGGCACACGAGAGCTCACGGGGTTTCGGGGGCTCTTGCTGGCCGCGACGGAGTTTCCTGGCGTTTCGGCTGAGCGCGCCGCCATGTCATTGCGCTGCAAGGCACCCTGCGCATTCCAGATTGAGAACAGCGCGTTGTTCACGTCTGGGAAACGGCGGGCGGTGAAGTTGTTTTTGAGGGCGGCCGACAAGAAGCCATGGAACATCGGTCGGGTGGTGCTGGTCGACCGCCATGGCAAGGAGTGGGACTCCCTGCCGCCCGCCCAGTCCGGGCCCATCACGGCGGAAGCTCCCGTGACCCTGGTCCTGGAGTTCGAGGTCAACAACCCGGAGCTGGATGGGTATCAGCTGAATGTCTCCGATGCGGAGGGGCGTCGGACCGTGCAGTGGAATGACATCACATTCCCCTGA
- a CDS encoding serine/threonine-protein kinase encodes MTTPLHPDQLEVGHYVGPWRVVGSLGAGGFGRVFKVERGGNVYALKLALRPANQHASDEEDVNGRLAREVAALLACAPHPNLPRVHAVDRWPEPPDGYLFHVTDFVDGETFHEWRWRVKPTAAHLLTVYTEVVRVVADLHRRGVHHRDLKADNLLIRRLDERPILIDLGTARIPGASTLTVGVAPASPHLLPPECVAFLREGSWKTGANFDAGIPGDLYALGALLYESLTDGYAFDPRLPYDRLLPAIETVVPRAPKDINPKVPSSLSDIAMRLLAKRPEDRYSGTETLLQALWDAAKDKRHADWKVSLDVPADAEASGQDRGVVSLSQFPVGSTELPARAREPEPPVQPAVRDAPLVPRRRTGAVLGLGALLLGFLIFGLARLTPDRPPPAVAPVSEKGSSSVTPTPSLPDAAVLAVASSPDAGVAAAVEPTPPVPPEVATPSVKPLRADGGVMRKIAGAAVAACVGVSCAGGNANSRRDEGEPCPRGAKEAMAALRLEWGTPWDGVFLKESDRKEMAIREGPITGRIHYAGRTRGQLPVGSKVSGRVIFAPGLTRILFTEATLPDGRAFPICMEVYDRAARDFGWPQNMEGYSEDTRELRYVPIQLFDVMMVKRLNVPREE; translated from the coding sequence ATGACCACGCCGCTCCACCCGGACCAGCTTGAAGTCGGCCACTACGTCGGACCCTGGCGAGTCGTCGGGTCGCTCGGCGCGGGAGGCTTCGGCCGCGTGTTCAAGGTGGAGCGGGGCGGGAACGTCTACGCGTTGAAGCTCGCGTTGCGTCCGGCGAACCAGCACGCCAGCGACGAAGAGGACGTGAACGGGCGGCTCGCGCGGGAGGTGGCGGCGCTGCTCGCGTGCGCGCCGCATCCCAACCTGCCGCGAGTTCACGCCGTGGATCGCTGGCCGGAGCCGCCGGACGGCTACCTCTTCCACGTCACCGACTTCGTGGATGGCGAGACGTTCCACGAGTGGCGCTGGCGGGTGAAGCCCACGGCCGCGCACCTGCTGACCGTTTACACGGAGGTCGTGCGGGTGGTGGCGGATCTCCACCGCCGGGGCGTGCACCACCGCGACCTCAAGGCGGACAACCTGCTCATCCGGCGCCTGGATGAGCGGCCCATCCTCATCGACCTGGGCACGGCGCGGATTCCCGGCGCCTCCACGCTGACGGTGGGCGTGGCGCCCGCGTCACCGCACCTGCTACCCCCCGAGTGCGTGGCGTTCCTGCGCGAGGGCTCCTGGAAGACGGGGGCGAACTTCGACGCGGGCATCCCGGGGGATTTGTACGCGCTGGGCGCGCTGCTCTACGAGTCCCTGACGGACGGCTACGCGTTTGATCCGCGGCTGCCCTACGACCGGCTGCTGCCCGCCATCGAAACGGTGGTGCCGCGCGCGCCGAAGGACATCAACCCCAAGGTCCCCTCCAGCCTGTCGGACATCGCGATGCGGCTGCTCGCCAAGCGCCCCGAGGATCGCTACTCGGGGACGGAGACGCTGCTGCAGGCGCTCTGGGACGCGGCCAAGGACAAGCGTCACGCGGATTGGAAGGTGTCGCTGGACGTCCCGGCGGACGCGGAAGCGTCCGGTCAGGACCGGGGCGTGGTGTCGCTGTCGCAGTTCCCCGTGGGCTCCACGGAGTTGCCAGCCCGTGCCAGGGAGCCGGAGCCTCCGGTGCAGCCCGCCGTGCGGGACGCGCCGCTTGTTCCGCGCCGTCGCACCGGGGCCGTGCTCGGCCTGGGGGCACTCCTGCTGGGCTTTTTGATCTTCGGGCTGGCGCGACTGACGCCGGACCGGCCTCCTCCTGCCGTTGCGCCTGTGTCTGAGAAAGGAAGTTCGTCCGTGACTCCAACCCCGAGTCTTCCCGATGCCGCCGTGCTCGCGGTGGCGTCTTCCCCGGATGCGGGTGTGGCGGCCGCGGTGGAGCCGACTCCACCCGTCCCCCCCGAGGTTGCGACGCCGTCCGTGAAGCCCCTGCGAGCGGATGGCGGCGTCATGCGGAAGATCGCTGGAGCGGCCGTCGCTGCGTGCGTGGGCGTGTCCTGCGCGGGCGGCAATGCCAACTCCCGCAGGGATGAAGGCGAACCGTGCCCGCGCGGAGCCAAAGAAGCCATGGCGGCATTGAGGCTCGAGTGGGGAACCCCATGGGATGGCGTCTTCCTGAAGGAAAGCGACCGCAAGGAGATGGCGATCCGTGAAGGCCCCATCACGGGGCGGATCCACTATGCGGGGCGGACGCGCGGCCAACTGCCGGTGGGCTCGAAGGTCTCGGGTCGCGTCATCTTCGCGCCCGGCCTCACGCGGATCCTCTTCACGGAGGCCACCCTTCCCGATGGGCGAGCATTCCCTATTTGCATGGAGGTCTACGACAGGGCCGCACGTGACTTCGGCTGGCCGCAGAACATGGAGGGCTACTCGGAGGACACCCGCGAGCTCCGCTACGTGCCGATCCAGCTGTTTGACGTGATGATGGTCAAGCGGCTCAACGTACCCCGGGAGGAGTAG
- a CDS encoding TfuA-like protein has translation MKRRTDDLVVFLGPSLPAEEARRIAPCTVLPPARQGDVWRALALKPRALVLVDGVFEAQPSVWHHELLAALEAGVAVFGGGSMGALRAAELSAHGMVGVGRIFGWYRDGVAVDDSEVALLHADAEHGWRPLTVPLVNVRHAAEQARKARVLSRSGAQALVDAAAGLFYQERTWTRIREAVEPAWTRPVREAWDAWLAGGVEDLKKLDAIECVRAGAEFVSRAVPPQPGARRNPSSLVRRRRLMEDVTRVGSQVVDSGRVMEVLRGAPDAEAWAEAGLRRALLAGWVRSLGLEATEEEIAEEEAAWWDARKVRASRRDAFLAANGLDGLELRRLCEARALERLALRHASRLLPDGPSWDEALASEARLGGQWEQAARALAEADDSE, from the coding sequence GTGAAGCGGCGGACGGACGACCTGGTGGTGTTCCTGGGCCCCTCGTTGCCGGCGGAGGAGGCACGGCGGATCGCGCCGTGCACGGTGCTGCCTCCCGCGCGGCAGGGGGACGTGTGGCGGGCGCTGGCGCTCAAGCCCCGGGCATTGGTGCTGGTGGACGGCGTCTTCGAGGCGCAGCCTTCCGTCTGGCACCACGAGCTGCTGGCGGCGCTGGAGGCAGGCGTGGCCGTGTTCGGCGGAGGCAGCATGGGCGCGCTGCGCGCCGCGGAGCTGTCCGCGCACGGCATGGTGGGCGTGGGCCGCATCTTCGGCTGGTATCGCGACGGCGTGGCGGTGGACGACTCGGAGGTGGCGCTGCTGCACGCGGACGCTGAACACGGCTGGCGTCCCCTCACCGTGCCCCTGGTGAACGTGCGGCACGCGGCGGAGCAGGCACGCAAGGCGCGCGTGCTGAGCCGCTCCGGTGCACAGGCCCTGGTGGACGCGGCGGCGGGCCTCTTCTACCAGGAGCGCACCTGGACGCGGATCCGCGAGGCCGTGGAGCCCGCGTGGACCCGGCCCGTGCGCGAAGCCTGGGACGCCTGGCTCGCGGGCGGAGTGGAGGACCTCAAGAAGCTGGACGCCATCGAGTGCGTGCGCGCGGGCGCGGAGTTCGTGAGCCGCGCGGTACCACCGCAGCCGGGGGCGCGGCGCAATCCCTCGTCGCTGGTGCGGCGCCGCCGCCTGATGGAGGACGTGACGCGCGTGGGTTCGCAGGTCGTGGACTCCGGGCGCGTGATGGAGGTGCTGCGCGGCGCACCGGACGCGGAGGCCTGGGCGGAGGCGGGACTGCGGCGCGCGTTGCTCGCGGGCTGGGTGCGGTCGCTGGGTCTCGAAGCGACAGAGGAGGAGATCGCCGAGGAGGAGGCCGCGTGGTGGGACGCGCGGAAGGTCCGTGCCTCCCGCCGGGACGCCTTCCTCGCCGCGAACGGGCTCGACGGACTGGAGCTGCGCCGGCTGTGTGAAGCGCGAGCGCTGGAACGCCTGGCCTTGCGGCACGCATCGCGGCTGCTGCCAGACGGTCCCTCCTGGGACGAGGCCCTGGCCTCCGAAGCCCGTCTGGGCGGCCAGTGGGAGCAGGCCGCCCGCGCGCTGGCCGAGGCGGACGACAGCGAATAG
- a CDS encoding YcaO-like family protein — MDSVSPSFLDALARGLGVTRVARVTGLDRTGVEVACAVRPGGHVLQVCNGKGLGFEAAARGALFETAELWAAETVRPERLRWGTRAELERAGDGVWGVESLGSAGAVVAPRLAGPQVRLAWCEARTLDGEARVWVPAQGVYCPPSGTVELGPVSVAWTTNGSGAHPEPEPALLHALLEATERDQLARALPEGWSEEGVVGRMLRPETLVDGAPRTAALSAALRERGFRAYLFDVTPAPRTRGRVGLPVAAAVLVDADEGPVPLTAGYACAMDRDEALLKALLEAAQSRLTDIHGAREDVAAADREATLGFAQALAEVRPRRAVDAMPDGADRRARTPAAKARAVLSLLESAGFSRVAGVALDAPVPGLHVWKVVVPGMRVSELL, encoded by the coding sequence ATGGATTCTGTCTCCCCTTCTTTTCTGGATGCCCTGGCCCGGGGCCTGGGCGTGACCCGGGTCGCGCGGGTCACCGGCCTGGACCGCACTGGCGTGGAGGTTGCCTGCGCGGTGCGTCCGGGGGGGCACGTGCTCCAGGTATGTAACGGCAAGGGGCTCGGGTTCGAGGCCGCGGCCCGGGGCGCGCTCTTCGAGACGGCGGAGCTGTGGGCGGCGGAGACGGTGCGGCCGGAGCGGCTGCGCTGGGGAACCCGGGCGGAGCTGGAGCGGGCAGGAGACGGGGTCTGGGGCGTGGAGTCGCTCGGGTCGGCGGGGGCGGTGGTGGCGCCAAGGCTCGCGGGGCCGCAGGTGCGGCTGGCGTGGTGCGAGGCGCGCACGCTGGACGGGGAGGCGCGGGTCTGGGTGCCGGCGCAGGGCGTGTACTGCCCGCCGTCGGGGACGGTGGAACTGGGGCCGGTGTCGGTCGCGTGGACGACGAATGGCTCCGGCGCGCATCCGGAGCCGGAGCCGGCGCTGCTGCACGCGTTGCTGGAGGCCACGGAGCGGGACCAGCTGGCGCGGGCGCTGCCAGAGGGCTGGTCGGAGGAGGGCGTGGTGGGGCGGATGTTGCGGCCGGAGACGCTGGTGGACGGGGCGCCGCGCACGGCCGCGCTGAGTGCGGCGCTGCGGGAGCGCGGGTTTCGCGCCTACCTGTTCGACGTGACGCCCGCGCCCCGGACGCGGGGACGGGTGGGGCTGCCCGTGGCGGCGGCCGTGCTGGTGGACGCGGATGAGGGACCGGTGCCGCTCACGGCCGGCTACGCGTGCGCCATGGACCGGGACGAGGCGCTGCTGAAGGCCCTGCTCGAGGCCGCGCAGTCGCGGCTGACGGACATCCACGGTGCTCGCGAGGACGTGGCGGCGGCGGACCGTGAAGCGACGCTGGGGTTCGCGCAGGCGTTGGCGGAGGTGCGGCCCCGTCGCGCAGTGGACGCGATGCCGGACGGGGCGGACCGGCGCGCGAGGACCCCGGCGGCGAAGGCGCGCGCGGTGCTGTCGCTGCTGGAGAGCGCGGGCTTCAGCCGGGTGGCGGGCGTCGCGCTGGACGCGCCCGTGCCCGGGCTTCATGTGTGGAAGGTCGTGGTGCCGGGCATGCGCGTGTCGGAGCTCCTGTGA
- a CDS encoding peroxiredoxin yields the protein MIAVGDLAPDFAALDCHGQTVRLSELRGRRVVLFFFPRAFTVGCTIENRAFRDNHERIRELGAELVGVSVDTLTTQCDFAEQEGIHFALLGDDERRISRAWGVLWPVLNIDRRVTFIIGADGVVEHVIHHEVRVYRHLDDVLKYLQAHPAPGAPSASA from the coding sequence ATGATTGCCGTCGGAGACCTCGCTCCAGACTTCGCCGCGCTCGACTGCCACGGCCAGACCGTGCGCCTGTCGGAGCTGCGAGGCCGGCGCGTCGTGCTCTTCTTCTTCCCCCGCGCCTTCACCGTGGGCTGCACCATCGAGAACCGCGCGTTCCGGGACAACCACGAGCGGATCCGCGAGCTGGGCGCGGAGCTGGTCGGCGTCTCCGTGGACACGCTCACCACCCAGTGCGACTTCGCCGAACAGGAGGGCATCCACTTCGCCCTCCTGGGAGACGATGAGCGGCGGATCAGCCGCGCCTGGGGGGTGCTCTGGCCGGTCCTCAACATCGACCGGCGCGTCACCTTCATCATCGGCGCGGACGGCGTCGTCGAACACGTCATCCACCACGAGGTGCGCGTCTACCGCCACCTGGATGACGTGCTGAAGTACCTCCAGGCCCACCCCGCCCCGGGCGCCCCCTCCGCCTCCGCCTGA
- a CDS encoding RNA polymerase sigma factor → MSALSDEALCGAFLAGDATAFGQLFERHRGLVFSLMRRYTVSAEDAADLTQQAFLRALEASRRVFSRFTPTTPTPFRSWLVRVALNLAKNHARQGLRWRPVLVGPVLDDVAADPGEGADASLERTQQGQRVRQAVLALPRRQREVLTLRVDGGLPFKDIAETLGITENNAKVQFHHAVKRLKADVAGETQ, encoded by the coding sequence GTGAGCGCTCTCTCGGATGAAGCCCTGTGCGGGGCCTTCCTCGCGGGGGACGCGACGGCGTTCGGCCAGCTCTTCGAACGGCACCGGGGGCTCGTCTTCTCGCTGATGCGCCGCTACACCGTGAGCGCGGAGGACGCGGCGGACCTGACGCAGCAGGCGTTCCTCCGGGCCCTGGAAGCGTCGCGGCGGGTGTTCTCGCGCTTCACGCCCACCACGCCCACGCCCTTCCGGTCGTGGCTGGTGCGGGTGGCGCTCAACCTGGCGAAGAACCACGCCCGCCAGGGGCTGCGGTGGCGGCCGGTGCTGGTGGGGCCGGTGCTGGACGACGTGGCGGCGGATCCGGGCGAGGGCGCGGACGCGTCCCTGGAGCGCACCCAGCAGGGCCAACGGGTGCGCCAGGCGGTGCTGGCCCTGCCCCGCCGTCAGCGCGAGGTGCTGACGCTGCGGGTGGACGGCGGGCTGCCGTTCAAGGACATCGCGGAGACGCTGGGCATCACGGAGAACAACGCGAAGGTGCAGTTCCACCACGCGGTGAAACGCTTGAAGGCCGACGTAGCCGGGGAGACGCAGTGA
- a CDS encoding zf-HC2 domain-containing protein — protein sequence MGACVEYEELASLHAAEALEGEEAARFQAHLESCAACQAEVASAREVLGLVALPPQTPVEVRAQEGLGSRTLAAWRREQTRRGMSRRALGSLAAVAAVVALMLGPSALERFKAPHPAVTPAAVKSVSARDELDARTVAAFEAWAGLDPLDDDGPGYGMDEDLTWDGDDADLDGDFDLGETL from the coding sequence ATGGGTGCGTGCGTGGAATACGAGGAACTGGCGAGCCTCCACGCCGCGGAGGCGCTGGAGGGCGAGGAGGCCGCGCGCTTCCAGGCCCACCTGGAGTCCTGCGCGGCCTGCCAGGCGGAGGTGGCCTCCGCGCGTGAGGTCCTGGGCCTGGTGGCGCTGCCGCCCCAGACGCCCGTGGAGGTGCGCGCGCAGGAAGGCCTGGGCTCCAGGACCCTGGCGGCCTGGCGCCGTGAGCAGACGCGCCGGGGGATGAGCCGCCGGGCGCTGGGCTCGCTCGCGGCCGTGGCGGCGGTGGTGGCGCTGATGCTGGGGCCCTCCGCGCTGGAGCGGTTCAAGGCGCCCCATCCGGCGGTGACGCCGGCCGCCGTGAAGTCCGTGAGCGCCCGCGACGAGTTGGACGCGCGGACGGTGGCCGCCTTCGAGGCATGGGCCGGGTTGGATCCGCTGGACGACGATGGCCCGGGATACGGCATGGACGAGGACCTGACGTGGGATGGCGACGACGCCGACCTGGACGGGGACTTCGACCTGGGAGAGACACTGTGA
- a CDS encoding DUF4136 domain-containing protein — MAVTVSRPRDAPVLLEIAMRLLSRVLPLLLGLGLASCAHVKVGTNYDPAAVQRISDFRTYAWLSHPQQSKDSRINNDITDAQVREAVNSNLQARGYQLVDADANPDFLIGWQGAINTRLSAETVDSYWGYPWDPFWGAYYGPSQTYVRQYDVGTLILDVVDAHAKTLVWRGTSQADLGDTPSIQTNSGKLQKGVEKMLKEFPPKPPKEKK, encoded by the coding sequence ATGGCTGTCACCGTGTCCCGCCCCAGGGACGCGCCCGTCCTCCTGGAGATCGCCATGCGCCTGCTGTCCCGTGTACTTCCCCTGCTCCTGGGCTTGGGGCTCGCGTCCTGCGCGCACGTCAAGGTCGGCACCAACTACGACCCCGCTGCCGTCCAGCGCATCAGTGACTTCCGCACCTATGCGTGGCTGTCGCATCCCCAGCAATCAAAGGACTCGCGCATCAACAACGACATCACCGACGCCCAGGTCCGGGAGGCGGTGAATAGCAACCTCCAGGCCCGCGGCTACCAGTTGGTGGATGCGGACGCGAACCCGGACTTCCTCATCGGCTGGCAGGGCGCCATCAACACGAGGCTGTCCGCGGAGACGGTGGACAGCTATTGGGGCTACCCGTGGGATCCCTTCTGGGGCGCGTACTACGGGCCCTCGCAGACGTACGTGCGCCAGTACGACGTGGGCACGCTCATCCTCGACGTGGTGGACGCCCATGCGAAGACGCTCGTCTGGCGCGGAACGTCCCAGGCGGACCTGGGCGACACCCCGAGCATCCAGACCAACAGCGGCAAGCTTCAAAAAGGCGTGGAGAAGATGCTGAAGGAGTTCCCGCCCAAGCCGCCGAAGGAGAAGAAGTAG
- a CDS encoding chemotaxis protein, with product MSPVLPSARVVTVVLLVLLCGGCASLAPQRSELTTRVGRSDLSVAVMRTRVRDLARRFSGLIEALADDLAARSGSPHVASAMLRFKANAVPAVQSALFQPDPVAALIDTWALLAQLEDSLPRTAVGASPELLAHAHDSLGALESELEAEWRGVTGREDATQTRDKVHAWAAANPLTGPLVTRVSTTELLASLTNVPGGGLRSTAASLVEDTRDLTARVDLYATSLPRQARWQAELVAVDALRAPTVQSALAELGRTVDLLDRVGAVAANSPAILERERRAALDSVHAERLGLQAYLTGERQGVLADVDRERQAVVDALHAERIATLQQLDGLARGWVDHAFDRLTPLVDRVFLWLALLAVLLGVGGLLGGVLLTRAWRRAH from the coding sequence ATGTCCCCGGTTCTCCCTTCCGCGCGCGTCGTGACGGTGGTGCTGCTCGTGCTGCTGTGCGGTGGTTGCGCGTCGCTGGCGCCGCAGCGCTCGGAGCTGACCACGCGCGTGGGACGCTCCGACCTGTCCGTGGCGGTGATGCGCACGCGCGTGCGCGACCTGGCCCGGCGCTTCTCCGGATTGATTGAAGCCCTGGCGGACGACCTGGCCGCACGCTCCGGGTCACCGCACGTGGCCTCGGCCATGCTGCGCTTCAAGGCCAACGCGGTGCCCGCCGTGCAGAGCGCGCTCTTCCAGCCGGATCCGGTGGCCGCCCTCATCGACACCTGGGCGCTGCTGGCCCAGCTCGAGGACTCACTGCCGCGCACCGCCGTGGGGGCATCGCCGGAGCTGCTGGCGCACGCGCATGATTCGCTGGGGGCGTTGGAGTCCGAGCTGGAGGCCGAGTGGCGCGGGGTCACCGGCCGCGAGGACGCGACCCAGACCCGTGACAAGGTGCACGCCTGGGCCGCGGCGAATCCGCTGACCGGGCCGCTCGTCACCCGCGTCTCCACCACGGAGCTGCTGGCCTCCCTCACGAACGTGCCGGGCGGAGGACTGCGCTCCACGGCCGCCAGCCTCGTCGAGGACACGCGCGACCTCACCGCGCGCGTGGACCTCTATGCGACCAGCCTGCCCCGGCAGGCGCGCTGGCAGGCGGAGCTGGTCGCCGTGGATGCCCTGCGGGCCCCCACCGTCCAGTCCGCGCTGGCGGAGCTGGGGCGCACGGTGGACCTGCTGGACAGGGTGGGCGCGGTGGCCGCGAACTCGCCCGCGATCCTCGAACGCGAGCGCCGCGCGGCGCTGGACTCGGTGCACGCCGAACGCCTGGGCCTCCAGGCGTACCTCACCGGCGAGCGGCAGGGGGTGCTCGCGGACGTGGACCGGGAGCGCCAGGCGGTGGTGGACGCGCTGCACGCCGAGCGGATCGCCACGCTCCAGCAACTGGATGGCCTGGCGCGCGGCTGGGTGGACCACGCGTTCGACCGGCTGACCCCGCTGGTGGACCGCGTGTTCCTCTGGCTCGCGCTGCTGGCGGTGCTGCTGGGCGTGGGCGGGCTCCTGGGGGGCGTGCTGCTCACGCGGGCGTGGCGGCGCGCCCACTGA
- a CDS encoding glutathione peroxidase, whose translation MRTSLLLTAAAVLSLSPVASAEDKTEKKAMSFHQLSANRLDGKPEKLSDFQGKVALVVNTASECGYTPQYKGLQALYDSYKDKGVVVLGFPSNDFGGQEPGSSEQIARFCELRFKVTFPMFEKVKTKGEGQSPVYAFLAREHGEPKWNFHKYVVGKDGQVKAAFPSSVTPDSPELKAAIEKALAEK comes from the coding sequence ATGAGAACCTCCCTGCTCCTCACCGCCGCAGCGGTGCTCTCCCTCTCCCCGGTGGCCTCCGCCGAGGACAAGACCGAGAAGAAAGCCATGTCCTTCCACCAGCTCTCCGCCAACCGGCTCGACGGCAAGCCCGAGAAGCTGTCGGACTTCCAGGGCAAGGTCGCCCTCGTCGTGAACACCGCGTCCGAGTGCGGCTACACGCCGCAGTACAAGGGCCTCCAGGCGCTCTACGACAGCTACAAGGATAAGGGCGTGGTCGTCCTGGGCTTCCCGTCCAACGACTTCGGCGGACAGGAGCCGGGCTCCTCCGAGCAGATCGCCCGGTTCTGCGAGCTGCGCTTCAAGGTCACCTTCCCCATGTTCGAGAAGGTCAAGACGAAGGGCGAGGGCCAGTCCCCCGTCTACGCGTTCCTCGCCAGGGAACACGGCGAGCCGAAGTGGAACTTCCACAAGTACGTGGTGGGCAAGGACGGCCAGGTGAAGGCCGCCTTCCCCAGCAGCGTCACGCCCGACAGCCCGGAGCTGAAGGCCGCCATCGAGAAGGCGCTCGCGGAGAAGTGA